The proteins below are encoded in one region of Stenotrophomonas bentonitica:
- a CDS encoding alpha/beta hydrolase family protein, with amino-acid sequence MKRILLLAALASASSLLHAKPVAPTIEQMAAFPAISSLSLSPDGKHIAGLRANGEERVIVVWETNALDKPPTVIGAGRMKFQSVSFIKNGLLAVSLWQPYDLRTDRVNKTFISKFFITDTEGKQWKEPITPARTTSRNEELEQALSNSTVLDILPNDPDHVLVVNGSGSNSGDVYKVNLRTFTSQRIQKTEERVAGYVTDLNSELRARLRQDVDGTGAYVATEFRNPATNAWEEHFRSHVKDRDITQVVGFADDPNIAFIQSNVGRDKTVIYEYDIAARKQKEVLFEHKFFNAGNVVMNRYRNVEGVPFGALLGVGYLGPRENEIQWTDPTFKSLEQGLRQALGITASEVTLVDPATGQRATTQLDAGKSIRLLDYSANLKTFLVSVSGPSDPPVYYLFNNGQLTELAKTYPQIDPASLGTTRLVYYKARDGLDIPAFLTTPNTELCGAGPWKAVVHPHGGPWARDGMDFDGSMWVPLMASRCMAVLRPQFRGSADWSRKLWMAGDAEWGQKMQDDKDDGAKWMIEQKIAQPGHIAMFGFSYGGYSAFAASVRPNGLYKCAIAGAGVSDIKKIWSRFYTNPFFRQAQAKTVDGLNPLDKAGEIKIPLMVYHGDRDRTVPIEQSEWFVAKAKSSGQPVEYHAIADYAHGPAWTREIMGDQLKLIDDYLGKGCGGGGL; translated from the coding sequence ATGAAACGGATTCTTCTGCTGGCCGCCCTGGCCAGCGCTTCATCGCTGCTGCACGCCAAGCCGGTGGCACCGACCATCGAACAGATGGCCGCGTTCCCCGCCATCTCCAGCCTGTCCCTGTCCCCCGATGGGAAGCACATCGCCGGCCTGCGCGCCAATGGCGAGGAGCGCGTGATCGTGGTCTGGGAAACCAATGCCCTGGACAAGCCGCCGACCGTGATCGGTGCCGGACGCATGAAATTCCAGAGCGTGAGTTTCATCAAGAACGGCCTGCTCGCGGTCAGCCTGTGGCAGCCCTACGACCTGCGCACCGACCGGGTCAACAAGACCTTCATCAGCAAGTTCTTCATCACCGACACCGAAGGCAAGCAGTGGAAGGAGCCGATCACCCCGGCCCGCACCACCAGCCGCAATGAAGAGCTGGAACAGGCGCTGTCCAACTCCACCGTGCTCGACATCCTGCCCAACGATCCGGACCACGTCCTGGTGGTCAATGGCTCAGGCAGCAATTCCGGTGACGTGTACAAGGTCAACCTGCGCACCTTCACCTCCCAGCGCATCCAGAAGACTGAAGAGCGCGTGGCCGGTTACGTCACCGACCTCAACAGCGAGCTGCGCGCGCGCCTGCGCCAGGACGTGGACGGTACCGGCGCCTATGTGGCAACCGAGTTCCGCAATCCGGCCACCAACGCGTGGGAAGAGCACTTCCGTTCGCACGTGAAGGACCGCGACATCACCCAGGTGGTGGGGTTTGCCGATGACCCGAACATTGCCTTCATCCAGAGCAACGTTGGGCGCGACAAGACCGTCATCTACGAATACGACATCGCCGCACGCAAGCAGAAGGAAGTGCTGTTCGAGCACAAGTTCTTCAATGCCGGCAACGTGGTGATGAACCGCTACAGGAACGTGGAGGGCGTGCCGTTCGGCGCGCTGCTCGGCGTGGGATACCTGGGGCCACGTGAGAACGAGATCCAGTGGACCGACCCGACGTTCAAGTCGCTGGAGCAGGGCCTGCGCCAGGCACTGGGGATCACCGCCAGCGAGGTGACGCTGGTTGATCCAGCCACCGGCCAGCGCGCAACGACCCAGCTCGATGCTGGCAAGTCGATCCGCCTGCTGGACTACAGCGCCAACCTCAAGACCTTCCTGGTCTCGGTCTCCGGTCCGTCCGACCCGCCGGTCTACTACCTGTTCAACAACGGGCAGCTGACCGAGCTGGCCAAGACCTACCCGCAGATCGACCCTGCCTCCCTGGGCACCACCAGGCTGGTGTACTACAAGGCCCGCGACGGCCTGGACATCCCGGCGTTCCTGACCACCCCGAACACCGAGCTGTGCGGTGCCGGTCCGTGGAAGGCGGTGGTGCATCCGCACGGTGGCCCGTGGGCCCGCGACGGCATGGACTTCGACGGCTCGATGTGGGTGCCGCTGATGGCCTCGCGCTGCATGGCCGTGCTGCGCCCGCAGTTCCGCGGCTCGGCCGACTGGAGCCGCAAGCTGTGGATGGCCGGCGACGCCGAGTGGGGACAGAAGATGCAGGACGACAAGGACGACGGCGCCAAGTGGATGATCGAGCAGAAGATCGCCCAGCCCGGCCACATCGCCATGTTCGGCTTCTCCTATGGCGGCTACTCGGCCTTTGCCGCATCCGTGCGTCCCAATGGCCTGTACAAGTGCGCCATTGCCGGTGCCGGCGTGTCCGACATCAAGAAGATCTGGTCGCGGTTCTACACCAACCCGTTCTTCCGCCAGGCCCAGGCCAAGACGGTGGACGGCCTGAACCCACTGGACAAGGCCGGCGAGATCAAGATCCCGCTGATGGTCTACCACGGCGACCGCGACCGCACCGTGCCGATCGAGCAGTCCGAATGGTTCGTGGCCAAGGCCAAGAGCTCCGGCCAGCCGGTGGAGTACCACGCCATCGCCGACTACGCGCACGGTCCGGCCTGGACCCGCGAGATCATGGGCGACCAGCTGAAGCTGATCGACGATTACCTCGGCAAGGGTTGCGGCGGCGGCGGGCTTTAA
- a CDS encoding phytoene desaturase family protein, translating into MGTSNARGWDAVIIGGGHNGLVCAAYLARAGRRVLVLERRGLVGGAAVTEEFHPGFRNSVASYTVSLLQPRIIQELALAEHGLRVVPRRINNFLPLQGDYLLAGAGLTPSEVARFSARDAERLPAFERRLEAFADVLRELALQAPPNVGDGHWLTQLPALWQAGQLGRRLHGLPPALRQELLDLFTISAAEYLDRWFDSEPVKALFGFDGIVGNYASPEAPGSAYVLLHHAFGESNGVKGAWGHAIGGMGAITQAMARSAIAAGAEIRTDCGVARVLVEHGRAIGVETLHGEHIHARAVVANVNPKLLYEQLLAPEQVPIATRERMANWRCASGTFRMNVALSALPSFSVLPGAGDHLTAGIIIAPSLAYMERAYTDARQFGWSREPIVELLIPSTLDDSLAPPGQHVASLFCQHVAPVPPGGRSWDDHREEVADLMIATVDRHAPGFADLVLGRQVLSPLDLERTFGLIGGDIFHGALSLNQLFSARPMLGQADYRGALPGLYLCGAGTHPGGGVTGAPGHNAAKVILSG; encoded by the coding sequence ATGGGCACTTCCAACGCGCGTGGGTGGGATGCGGTCATCATTGGCGGCGGGCACAACGGCCTGGTCTGCGCGGCCTACCTGGCCCGGGCCGGGCGCCGCGTGCTGGTGCTGGAGCGGCGCGGCTTGGTCGGGGGCGCGGCGGTCACCGAGGAATTCCATCCCGGTTTCCGCAATTCGGTCGCGTCCTATACGGTGTCGCTGCTGCAGCCGCGCATCATCCAGGAGCTGGCGCTGGCCGAGCATGGCCTGCGCGTGGTGCCCCGCCGGATCAACAACTTCCTGCCGCTGCAGGGCGACTACCTGCTGGCCGGTGCCGGGCTGACCCCGTCCGAGGTAGCGCGCTTCTCCGCGCGCGACGCCGAGCGCCTGCCGGCGTTCGAGCGACGCCTGGAAGCCTTTGCCGACGTGCTGCGCGAGCTGGCCCTGCAGGCGCCGCCGAACGTGGGTGACGGCCATTGGCTGACCCAGCTGCCGGCGTTGTGGCAGGCCGGGCAGCTCGGACGGCGACTGCATGGGCTGCCGCCCGCGCTGCGCCAGGAGCTGCTGGACCTGTTCACCATTTCCGCAGCCGAGTACCTCGACCGCTGGTTCGACAGCGAGCCGGTCAAGGCACTGTTCGGCTTCGACGGCATTGTCGGCAACTACGCAAGCCCGGAGGCGCCGGGGTCGGCCTATGTATTGCTGCACCACGCCTTCGGCGAGAGCAACGGGGTCAAGGGGGCCTGGGGCCATGCCATCGGCGGCATGGGTGCGATCACCCAGGCGATGGCGCGTTCTGCCATTGCCGCCGGTGCGGAGATACGTACCGACTGCGGGGTGGCGCGGGTGCTGGTCGAACACGGTCGCGCGATCGGGGTGGAAACGCTGCACGGCGAACACATCCACGCGCGTGCGGTGGTGGCCAACGTCAATCCGAAGCTGCTCTACGAGCAGCTGCTTGCGCCGGAGCAGGTACCGATCGCCACGCGCGAACGCATGGCCAACTGGCGGTGTGCCTCGGGCACGTTCCGGATGAACGTGGCGTTGTCGGCGCTGCCGTCATTCAGCGTACTGCCGGGGGCAGGGGACCACCTCACCGCCGGCATCATCATCGCGCCGAGCCTGGCGTACATGGAGCGCGCCTATACCGACGCGCGACAGTTCGGCTGGTCGCGCGAACCGATCGTGGAGCTGCTGATTCCCAGCACACTGGACGACTCGTTGGCACCGCCCGGGCAGCATGTGGCCAGCCTGTTCTGCCAGCACGTGGCGCCGGTGCCGCCCGGTGGACGCAGTTGGGATGACCATCGCGAAGAAGTGGCGGATCTGATGATCGCCACCGTGGACCGGCACGCGCCGGGGTTTGCGGATCTCGTGCTGGGGCGGCAGGTGTTGAGCCCACTGGATCTCGAGCGCACGTTCGGTTTGATCGGCGGCGACATCTTCCATGGCGCGCTGAGCCTCAACCAACTGTTCAGTGCTCGGCCGATGCTGGGGCAGGCGGATTATCGCGGGGCGCTGCCGGGGCTGTATCTGTGCGGGGCGGGCACGCATCCCGGTGGTGGGGTGACCGGTGCGCCCGGGCACAATGCGGCGAAGGTGATTCTTTCGGGCTGA
- a CDS encoding M13 family metallopeptidase → MILLTLAVSAALVGCGKNEAPATDSAASTATPTAAAPAATEFKLDESKLPAYNAFHPSDLDKSLDACTAFGDYVNSKWLAANEIPGDRTSWGAFTILDERSVAVQHQLAEQVAAVKNPTGIEKIVGDFWATGMDEAKINAQGIEPIKADLAAIDALQDKDAIANYLRTSAAKGENVLFGFGPEADFKNSSQNIAYASQGGLGLPDTTYYTDAKNADKLKAYQAHVAKVLELSGATAEDAAKQAADVVKFETRLAKASKSSEQLSRDVSLYYNPVSVADADKLTPNFSWTEFFKAQGIAAPEKFSLAIPGFHQEVSKALGDTDPSVWRSYLRFRTIDGASPYLSDAFADQNFQFYGKTLNGQKEMKPRWKRVLGTIENDAGEAFGQLYVKVAFSPESKAKMEELVKNLAASLKERIQGLTWMSDETKAKAIAKWETFTPKIGYPDKWRDWSGLTTGRDSYFGNVRAANEFNYKFALSKIGKPVDKTEWGMTPQTVNAYYNPLQNEIVFPAAILQPPFFDPKADDALNYGGIGAVIGHEMTHGYDDQGSRFGPTGNFENWWSEADTKNFSGLTGKLVNQFDGYKVGDTAVNGKLTLGENIADLGGLATAYDALQKASAGKEDPMVDGLSRDQRFFFNWATVWRTKYTPENAAVRLKTDPHAPAAFRAMGAPSNLPTFAKAFECKPGSPMVRAGDKQVVIW, encoded by the coding sequence ATGATTCTGCTGACCCTGGCCGTTTCGGCCGCGCTGGTCGGCTGCGGCAAGAACGAAGCACCGGCTACGGACAGCGCGGCCTCCACCGCCACCCCGACCGCCGCTGCCCCGGCCGCCACCGAGTTCAAGCTCGACGAAAGCAAGCTGCCGGCCTACAACGCCTTCCACCCGTCCGACCTGGACAAGAGCCTGGACGCCTGCACCGCGTTCGGCGACTACGTGAACAGCAAGTGGCTGGCCGCCAATGAAATCCCGGGCGACCGCACCAGCTGGGGCGCCTTCACCATCCTGGACGAGCGCTCGGTCGCCGTGCAGCACCAGCTGGCCGAACAGGTCGCGGCGGTGAAGAACCCGACCGGTATCGAAAAGATCGTCGGCGACTTCTGGGCCACCGGCATGGACGAAGCCAAGATCAACGCGCAGGGCATCGAGCCGATCAAGGCCGACCTGGCCGCCATCGACGCCCTGCAGGACAAGGACGCCATCGCCAACTACCTGCGCACCAGCGCGGCCAAGGGCGAGAACGTGCTGTTCGGCTTCGGTCCGGAAGCGGACTTCAAGAACTCCTCGCAGAACATCGCCTACGCCAGCCAGGGCGGCCTGGGCCTGCCGGACACCACCTACTACACCGATGCCAAGAACGCCGACAAGCTGAAGGCCTACCAGGCGCACGTGGCCAAGGTGCTGGAACTTTCCGGCGCGACCGCTGAAGACGCCGCCAAGCAGGCTGCGGACGTGGTCAAGTTCGAAACCCGCCTGGCCAAGGCGTCCAAGTCCAGCGAGCAGCTCTCGCGCGATGTGTCGCTGTACTACAACCCGGTCAGCGTCGCCGACGCCGACAAGCTCACCCCGAACTTCAGCTGGACCGAGTTCTTCAAGGCGCAGGGCATTGCCGCGCCGGAGAAGTTCTCGCTGGCCATTCCGGGCTTCCACCAGGAAGTGAGCAAGGCGCTGGGCGACACCGACCCGTCGGTGTGGCGTTCCTACCTGCGCTTCCGCACCATCGACGGCGCCTCGCCGTACCTGTCCGACGCCTTCGCCGACCAGAACTTCCAGTTCTACGGCAAGACCCTCAACGGCCAGAAGGAAATGAAGCCGCGTTGGAAGCGCGTGCTGGGCACCATCGAAAACGATGCCGGCGAAGCGTTCGGCCAGCTGTACGTCAAGGTCGCCTTCTCGCCCGAATCCAAGGCCAAGATGGAAGAGCTCGTCAAGAACCTGGCCGCCTCCCTCAAGGAGCGCATCCAGGGCCTGACCTGGATGAGCGACGAAACCAAGGCCAAGGCCATCGCCAAGTGGGAAACCTTCACCCCGAAGATCGGCTACCCGGACAAGTGGCGCGACTGGAGCGGGCTGACCACCGGCCGTGACAGCTACTTCGGCAACGTGCGCGCGGCCAACGAGTTCAACTACAAGTTCGCCCTATCCAAGATCGGCAAGCCGGTCGACAAGACCGAGTGGGGCATGACCCCGCAGACGGTCAACGCGTACTACAACCCGCTGCAGAACGAGATCGTGTTCCCGGCCGCCATCCTGCAGCCGCCGTTCTTCGACCCGAAGGCCGACGACGCGCTGAACTACGGCGGCATCGGTGCGGTGATCGGCCACGAAATGACCCACGGTTACGACGACCAGGGCAGCCGCTTCGGGCCGACCGGCAACTTCGAGAACTGGTGGAGCGAGGCTGACACCAAGAACTTCAGCGGCCTGACCGGCAAGCTGGTCAACCAGTTCGACGGCTACAAGGTGGGCGACACGGCGGTGAACGGCAAGCTGACCCTGGGCGAGAACATCGCCGACCTGGGTGGCCTGGCGACCGCGTACGACGCCCTGCAGAAGGCCAGCGCCGGCAAGGAAGACCCGATGGTGGACGGCCTCAGCCGCGACCAGCGCTTCTTCTTCAACTGGGCCACCGTGTGGCGCACCAAGTACACCCCGGAAAACGCGGCGGTCCGCCTGAAGACCGATCCGCACGCCCCGGCCGCGTTCCGTGCCATGGGCGCGCCGTCGAACCTGCCGACCTTCGCGAAGGCGTTCGAGTGCAAGCCGGGTTCGCCGATGGTCCGCGCCGGCGACAAGCAGGTCGTGATCTGGTAA
- a CDS encoding M13 family metallopeptidase: protein MPNLRPLAIALGLGLATLVVTDASAAPKKKAASRAPAVAAQCSDFYDATNTGWLKANPVPQTGATTALGQLAERTRVQQRELLDGAMNAPQGNVQKLLGDFWASGLDEAAVEADGSQPIAPLLTRINAIKKAKDVPASIAALHQVGIPVAFNFAPDIDLKALDRHIGYFMQGGMGLPDPAFYTRTDADTVALMARYRAYVKQILALTGTKAADLDAESQAVIALETELARNAQSLAGINNPFNNYAPISTKELNSRYRNLQLDAFLKAQGVNDDLVSLSDPALFKALDGMVTRIKPEQWKAYLRWRVGDAMAPYLSKAYRDAEFEFRGRVIRGETIAPARWEQVLDAINVAAGPMVGREYAARHLSAEDRRQAAVIADKIRETQIEAVKASSWLSPEAKTEAQAKLAAMKIEIGTPLRDLDYTVQPMGRGSFGSNMLIASTWRHREEMKRIGKGNADRRWDVLPQQPALAYDIAQNRLIVTAAALQGPIFNAKSDTADKYGSYGALVAHELTRAIDAKGSLVDAKGELRSWWTPADKTAWNLLGNRVAAQFSGYEFPGVKGAKVNGELTREENLADLAGLELAWAAYNAVEPGAKPATQQGFFRAWASLWPQQLSPNEAAQRLTSDTMAPGKWRTNGPLSNLPSFGATYSCKPGQPMQRVDGDQIKVWR from the coding sequence ATGCCCAACCTTCGTCCGCTTGCCATCGCCCTGGGTCTGGGCCTGGCCACCCTGGTCGTCACCGACGCCTCCGCCGCCCCGAAAAAGAAGGCTGCCAGCCGCGCACCTGCGGTCGCCGCGCAGTGCAGCGACTTCTACGACGCCACCAACACCGGCTGGTTGAAGGCCAATCCGGTGCCGCAGACCGGTGCCACCACCGCGCTGGGCCAGCTGGCCGAACGTACCCGCGTGCAGCAGCGCGAACTGCTCGATGGCGCGATGAACGCGCCGCAGGGGAACGTGCAGAAACTGCTGGGCGACTTCTGGGCCAGTGGCCTGGACGAAGCCGCGGTGGAGGCCGATGGCTCGCAGCCGATCGCCCCGCTGCTGACCCGCATCAACGCGATCAAGAAGGCCAAGGACGTACCGGCCTCGATCGCCGCGCTGCACCAGGTCGGCATCCCGGTGGCGTTCAACTTCGCCCCGGACATCGACCTGAAGGCGCTGGACCGCCACATCGGCTACTTCATGCAGGGTGGCATGGGCCTGCCCGACCCGGCCTTCTACACCCGTACCGACGCCGACACCGTGGCCCTGATGGCCCGCTACCGCGCCTACGTCAAGCAGATCCTGGCGCTGACCGGCACCAAGGCCGCCGACCTCGACGCCGAGTCGCAGGCGGTGATCGCGCTGGAAACCGAGCTGGCACGCAATGCGCAGTCGCTGGCCGGCATCAACAACCCGTTCAACAACTACGCGCCGATCTCCACCAAGGAGCTCAACAGCCGTTACCGCAACCTGCAGCTGGACGCCTTCCTGAAGGCGCAGGGCGTCAACGACGACCTGGTCTCGCTGTCCGACCCGGCGCTGTTCAAGGCGCTCGACGGCATGGTCACCCGGATCAAGCCGGAGCAGTGGAAGGCCTACCTGCGCTGGCGCGTGGGCGATGCGATGGCGCCGTACCTGTCCAAGGCCTACCGCGATGCCGAGTTCGAATTCCGCGGCCGCGTGATCCGTGGCGAAACCATCGCCCCGGCGCGCTGGGAGCAGGTGCTGGACGCGATCAACGTGGCCGCCGGCCCGATGGTCGGCCGCGAATACGCCGCGCGCCATCTGTCGGCTGAAGACCGCCGCCAGGCTGCGGTGATCGCCGACAAGATCCGCGAAACCCAGATCGAAGCGGTCAAGGCCAGCAGCTGGCTGAGCCCGGAAGCCAAGACCGAAGCGCAGGCCAAGCTGGCCGCGATGAAGATCGAGATCGGCACCCCGCTGCGCGACCTGGACTACACCGTGCAGCCGATGGGCCGTGGCAGCTTCGGCAGCAACATGCTGATCGCTTCGACCTGGCGCCACCGCGAAGAAATGAAGCGGATCGGCAAGGGCAACGCCGACCGTCGCTGGGACGTGCTCCCGCAGCAGCCAGCGCTGGCCTATGACATCGCGCAGAACCGCCTGATCGTCACCGCCGCCGCGCTGCAGGGCCCGATCTTCAACGCAAAGTCCGACACCGCCGACAAGTACGGCAGCTACGGCGCGCTGGTGGCGCATGAGCTGACCCGTGCGATCGACGCCAAGGGCTCGCTGGTGGATGCCAAGGGCGAGCTGCGCAGCTGGTGGACCCCGGCCGACAAGACCGCCTGGAACCTGCTGGGCAACCGCGTGGCCGCGCAGTTCAGCGGCTACGAGTTCCCCGGCGTGAAGGGTGCCAAGGTCAACGGCGAACTGACCCGCGAAGAAAACCTCGCCGACCTGGCCGGGCTGGAGCTGGCATGGGCGGCGTACAACGCCGTGGAGCCGGGCGCCAAGCCGGCTACCCAGCAGGGCTTCTTCCGCGCCTGGGCCAGCCTGTGGCCGCAGCAGCTGTCGCCGAACGAAGCCGCGCAGCGGCTGACCTCGGACACCATGGCCCCGGGCAAGTGGCGCACCAATGGTCCGCTGTCGAACCTGCCGTCGTTCGGTGCCACCTACAGCTGCAAGCCGGGCCAGCCGATGCAGCGTGTGGATGGCGACCAGATCAAGGTCTGGCGCTGA
- a CDS encoding DUF4166 domain-containing protein has protein sequence MDAGVVDAVTDASLYRQVMGSAFDALPPQVQALHAGCDARQWSGVARIRRGTGLLSRLVAAAIGFPKAAEQVPVTVAFTPERGGERWTRDFAGRRFSSWQRRGAGRNDALLVERFGAIDVALALVVEGERLTLVPRRWSCLGIPLPKALLPKGKTFETEVDGRFVFDVEIAAPIVGLIVAYRGSLLPD, from the coding sequence ATGGACGCCGGTGTCGTCGATGCTGTCACGGATGCCAGCCTGTACCGGCAGGTGATGGGCAGCGCCTTCGACGCGTTGCCGCCGCAGGTGCAGGCGCTGCATGCGGGATGCGACGCGCGGCAGTGGAGTGGCGTCGCCCGGATCCGCCGTGGCACGGGGCTGCTGTCGCGGCTGGTGGCGGCGGCGATCGGATTTCCGAAGGCGGCAGAACAGGTGCCGGTCACTGTTGCGTTCACGCCGGAGCGCGGCGGGGAACGCTGGACGCGGGACTTCGCGGGCCGTCGCTTCTCATCCTGGCAACGCCGTGGGGCAGGGCGCAACGACGCGCTGCTGGTTGAGCGCTTCGGTGCGATCGATGTCGCCCTGGCTCTGGTGGTGGAGGGCGAGCGGCTCACGCTGGTACCGCGTCGCTGGTCGTGCCTGGGCATTCCGCTTCCGAAAGCGCTGCTGCCGAAGGGCAAGACGTTCGAAACCGAAGTGGACGGGCGCTTCGTGTTCGACGTGGAGATTGCCGCGCCGATCGTCGGATTGATCGTGGCGTATCGCGGTTCGTTGTTGCCGGATTGA
- a CDS encoding rhomboid family intramembrane serine protease, which yields MFPRLPTVTKALLIANIVLFLLQQPFLLGNGTFEPFMLQPLRGGFDPFSPGGNFQPWQLLTYGFLHGSFGHLFFNMLALFMFGAPLEQTWGEKRFLTYYLVCVAGAGLCQLLVGAMLTDPATVLGASGGVFGLLLAYGMLFPNQRVMLLFPPIPMKARTFVIVFGVMELVLGATGWQPGVAHFAHLGGMLFGWLLIRYWRGQPPFKRRPPGGPKRPNHLRSV from the coding sequence ATGTTTCCGCGACTGCCCACCGTTACCAAGGCACTGTTGATCGCCAACATCGTGCTGTTCCTGCTGCAGCAGCCGTTCCTGCTCGGCAACGGCACCTTCGAGCCGTTCATGCTGCAACCGCTGCGCGGTGGCTTCGACCCGTTCTCGCCGGGCGGAAACTTCCAGCCGTGGCAGCTGCTGACCTATGGCTTCCTGCATGGCAGCTTCGGCCACCTGTTCTTCAACATGCTGGCGCTCTTCATGTTCGGCGCGCCGCTGGAGCAGACCTGGGGCGAGAAGCGCTTCCTTACCTATTACCTGGTCTGCGTGGCCGGCGCCGGCCTGTGCCAGCTGCTGGTCGGCGCGATGCTGACCGACCCGGCCACCGTGCTCGGTGCCTCCGGTGGCGTGTTCGGCCTGTTGCTGGCCTACGGCATGCTTTTCCCGAACCAGCGCGTGATGCTGCTGTTCCCGCCCATTCCGATGAAGGCACGCACCTTCGTGATCGTATTCGGCGTGATGGAACTGGTGCTGGGCGCGACCGGCTGGCAGCCGGGCGTGGCCCACTTCGCGCACCTGGGCGGCATGCTGTTCGGCTGGCTGCTGATCCGCTACTGGCGCGGCCAACCGCCGTTCAAGCGACGCCCGCCGGGCGGACCGAAGCGGCCCAACCACCTGCGCAGCGTGTAA
- a CDS encoding MGMT family protein → MKKSRPSADDAADAAAQARARILAVIRAIPRGQVMGYGQVAAKAGLPGRARLTARVLGMNDDPDLPWHRVLRSDGRIAMPEGSRGWREQNQRLRAEGVVMERGRVKHMPRAEDDLDAAVWGPT, encoded by the coding sequence ATGAAAAAGTCCAGGCCCAGCGCCGACGACGCGGCCGATGCCGCCGCGCAGGCGCGTGCGCGGATCCTGGCGGTGATCCGCGCGATCCCCCGTGGACAGGTGATGGGCTATGGCCAGGTCGCGGCCAAGGCCGGGCTGCCGGGCCGGGCCCGGCTGACCGCGCGGGTGCTTGGCATGAACGACGACCCGGACCTGCCCTGGCACCGGGTGCTGCGTTCGGACGGACGGATCGCCATGCCGGAAGGCTCGCGCGGCTGGCGCGAGCAGAACCAGCGGCTGCGCGCCGAAGGCGTGGTGATGGAGCGCGGCCGGGTCAAGCACATGCCCCGGGCCGAAGACGACCTGGATGCTGCGGTGTGGGGCCCGACCTGA
- the gorA gene encoding glutathione-disulfide reductase, with translation MTTHFDYDLIVLGGGSGGLAAAFRAAQHGKRVAMLEPGELGGTCVNVGCVPKKAMWLAADLSGRVGLAAAMGFDVPARPTLDWKELVVHRQGYIANIHASYLKRLNDTGVVRVPRKGRLVDAHTVECSDGIRISGEHILLATGAHPQRPDIPGAELGSVSDDFFNLCSAPERVAIVGGGYIAVELAGLLQALGSRVTLLVRGERLLERFDAELTAQLAENLRHQGVQLHFNYRLRELRREGGEVIAYGHDGPAEPRFDQLFFATGRRGNSAGLGLEALGIVVGEKGEVEVDDWQTTAVPSVHAVGDIAGKVGLTPVAIAAARKLMDRLFGGKPQAKMDYENIASVVFSHPALGAVGLSEQEARERHGDVRVYCTNFRPMVQALADGAQRSLFKLVCVGEDERVVGVHLLGEAADEILQGFAVAVKMGVTKAQLDDTVAIHPTSSEEIVLMR, from the coding sequence ATGACAACGCACTTTGATTACGACCTGATCGTGCTCGGCGGCGGCTCCGGTGGGCTGGCGGCCGCGTTCCGCGCCGCGCAGCACGGCAAGCGCGTGGCGATGCTCGAACCGGGCGAACTCGGCGGCACCTGCGTCAACGTCGGCTGCGTGCCGAAGAAGGCAATGTGGCTGGCAGCCGACCTTTCCGGCCGCGTCGGGCTGGCCGCGGCAATGGGCTTCGACGTACCCGCGCGACCCACGCTGGACTGGAAGGAACTGGTAGTGCACCGCCAGGGCTACATCGCCAACATCCACGCCAGTTACCTCAAGCGCCTGAACGACACCGGCGTGGTGCGCGTGCCGCGCAAGGGGCGGCTGGTCGATGCGCACACGGTGGAATGCAGCGACGGCATCCGCATCAGCGGTGAGCACATCCTGCTGGCGACCGGCGCGCACCCGCAACGCCCGGACATTCCCGGTGCCGAGCTGGGCTCGGTCTCCGACGATTTCTTCAATCTGTGCAGCGCGCCGGAGCGCGTGGCGATAGTCGGCGGCGGCTACATCGCGGTCGAACTGGCCGGGTTGCTGCAGGCACTGGGCAGTCGGGTCACGCTGCTGGTGCGGGGCGAGCGCCTGCTGGAGCGCTTCGATGCCGAGCTGACCGCGCAGCTGGCCGAGAACCTGCGCCACCAAGGCGTGCAGCTGCACTTCAATTACCGCCTGCGCGAGCTGCGCCGCGAGGGTGGCGAGGTCATTGCCTACGGCCACGACGGCCCGGCCGAACCCCGTTTCGACCAGCTGTTCTTCGCCACCGGACGGCGCGGCAACAGTGCCGGGCTGGGGTTGGAAGCGCTGGGGATCGTGGTGGGCGAAAAGGGCGAAGTGGAGGTCGACGACTGGCAGACCACCGCCGTGCCCAGCGTGCATGCGGTGGGCGACATCGCCGGCAAGGTCGGCCTGACCCCGGTGGCGATCGCGGCCGCGCGCAAGCTGATGGACCGGCTGTTCGGCGGCAAGCCGCAGGCGAAGATGGACTATGAAAACATCGCCAGCGTGGTGTTCTCGCATCCGGCGCTGGGCGCGGTCGGCCTGAGCGAACAGGAGGCGCGTGAGCGCCACGGCGACGTGCGCGTGTACTGCACCAACTTCCGCCCGATGGTGCAGGCGCTGGCAGACGGTGCGCAACGCAGCCTGTTCAAGCTGGTCTGCGTGGGCGAAGACGAGCGCGTGGTCGGCGTGCACCTGCTGGGCGAAGCCGCCGACGAGATCCTGCAGGGGTTCGCCGTGGCGGTGAAAATGGGCGTGACCAAGGCGCAGCTGGACGACACCGTGGCCATCCACCCGACCTCGTCCGAAGAAATCGTGCTGATGCGCTGA